In Comamonadaceae bacterium OS-1, a single window of DNA contains:
- the dapH_4 gene encoding 2,3,4,5-tetrahydropyridine-2,6-dicarboxylate N-acetyltransferase, with translation MITIHPQAQVSHLADIEDSVRGTRIDIGAHTVVDSFVKFKPAGGSGDVVVGEWCVINSGCVLYTGNGIHIGNQVAIAANCTFAPVNHAYQDRHRPIREQGFMPSKGGIVVEDDVWIGANVVLLDGCILRRGCVVAAGSIVRGEVAAYSVVAGQPLRVVGMRQ, from the coding sequence GTGATCACCATCCACCCCCAGGCCCAGGTATCGCACCTGGCCGACATCGAAGACTCGGTGCGCGGCACCCGCATCGACATCGGTGCCCACACCGTGGTGGACAGCTTCGTCAAATTCAAGCCTGCAGGCGGCAGTGGCGACGTGGTGGTGGGTGAGTGGTGCGTCATCAACAGCGGTTGCGTGCTCTACACCGGCAATGGCATCCACATTGGCAACCAGGTGGCGATTGCCGCCAACTGCACCTTTGCCCCGGTCAACCACGCCTACCAGGACCGCCACCGCCCCATCCGCGAACAAGGCTTCATGCCCAGCAAAGGCGGCATCGTGGTGGAAGACGATGTCTGGATCGGTGCCAACGTCGTGCTGCTGGACGGCTGCATCCTGCGCCGCGGCTGCGTAGTGGCGGCGGGCTCCATCGTGCGCGGCGAGGTGGCGGCCTACTCCGTGGTGGCCGGACAGCCGCTGCGGGTGGTGGGCATGCGGCAGTAG
- the rfbF gene encoding glucose-1-phosphate cytidylyltransferase, translating into MKAVILAGGLGTRISEETHLKPKPMIEIGGKPILWHILKMYSAHGVNDFVICCGYKGYIIKEYFANYFLHMSDVTFDMANNRMEVHHKHAEPWKVTLVDTGDDSMTGGRLKRVADYLRGEEAFCFTYGDGVSDVDISASIAFHRQHGKLATVTAVQPPGRYGALNMRGDVVQGFTEKPRGDGGLINGGFFVLSPQVLGRIANDATSWEQEPLTGLAAEGQLMAFEHTGFWQPMDTLREKNLLEELWLSGKAPWKTW; encoded by the coding sequence ATGAAAGCCGTGATTTTGGCCGGGGGTCTGGGCACCCGCATTTCCGAGGAAACCCACCTCAAACCCAAACCGATGATCGAGATCGGTGGCAAGCCCATCCTGTGGCACATCCTCAAGATGTATTCTGCCCACGGCGTGAACGACTTTGTGATCTGCTGCGGCTACAAGGGCTACATCATCAAGGAATACTTCGCCAACTACTTCCTGCACATGTCCGACGTCACCTTCGACATGGCCAACAACCGCATGGAAGTGCACCACAAGCATGCCGAGCCCTGGAAGGTGACGCTGGTGGACACCGGCGACGACTCCATGACCGGTGGCCGCCTCAAGCGTGTGGCCGACTACCTGCGGGGCGAAGAAGCCTTCTGCTTCACCTACGGGGATGGCGTGTCGGATGTGGATATCAGCGCGTCCATCGCCTTCCACCGCCAGCACGGCAAGCTGGCCACCGTCACCGCGGTACAGCCCCCGGGCCGCTATGGCGCGCTGAACATGCGGGGCGATGTGGTGCAAGGCTTTACCGAAAAGCCGCGGGGCGATGGTGGCCTGATCAACGGCGGTTTTTTCGTGCTTTCGCCCCAGGTACTGGGCCGCATTGCGAACGACGCCACCAGCTGGGAGCAAGAGCCTCTGACAGGCCTGGCCGCCGAGGGTCAGCTCATGGCTTTTGAACACACCGGCTTCTGGCAACCGATGGACACGCTGCGTGAGAAAAACCTGCTCGAAGAGCTGTGGCTGTCGGGCAAAGCCCCCTGGAAAACCTGGTGA
- the rfbG gene encoding CDP-glucose 4,6-dehydratase gives MWSDTPVFLTGHTGFKGGWLALWLHALGAKVHGYALDPNTTPSLFDVARVAEVLASDTRADLADRAALQAALAAAQPTVVFHLAAQPLVRASYADPLGTFATNVMGTAHLLEAVRAVPSVRAVVVVTTDKVYDNREWVYPYRESDALGGHDPYSASKGAAEIVAASYRASFFHTPGAAQIATARAGNVIGGGDWAADRLVPDCLKAFAEQQPVQLRFPGAVRPWQHVLEPLSGYVRLAQALLDGPAAASAWNFGPDARGDATVGQVAQRLAALWGQGARVEIPEGGSHPHEAGQLRLDITRARAELGWQPRWSLEEALAHTVAWHRAWRAGDDMAVACRDQISAFGDNL, from the coding sequence ATGTGGTCTGACACCCCGGTTTTCCTCACCGGCCACACCGGCTTCAAAGGCGGCTGGCTGGCCCTGTGGCTGCACGCGCTGGGGGCCAAGGTCCACGGCTACGCGCTGGACCCGAACACCACGCCCAGCCTGTTCGACGTGGCCCGCGTAGCCGAGGTGTTGGCCAGTGACACCCGTGCTGACCTGGCCGACCGCGCCGCCCTGCAAGCCGCTCTGGCTGCCGCCCAGCCCACCGTTGTCTTCCATCTGGCCGCCCAGCCCTTGGTGCGCGCCAGCTATGCCGACCCGCTGGGCACCTTTGCTACCAACGTCATGGGTACCGCCCACCTGCTGGAAGCCGTGCGCGCGGTCCCCAGCGTGCGCGCCGTGGTGGTGGTGACGACAGACAAGGTCTACGACAACCGCGAATGGGTCTACCCCTACCGCGAAAGCGATGCGCTCGGCGGGCACGACCCCTACAGCGCCAGCAAGGGTGCGGCAGAAATCGTGGCCGCCAGCTACCGCGCCAGTTTCTTCCACACCCCAGGCGCGGCGCAGATCGCCACCGCCCGGGCGGGCAATGTCATCGGCGGCGGCGACTGGGCTGCCGACCGCCTGGTGCCGGATTGCCTGAAAGCCTTTGCCGAGCAGCAGCCCGTGCAGCTGCGCTTTCCCGGTGCGGTACGGCCCTGGCAGCATGTGCTGGAGCCGCTGTCGGGCTATGTGCGACTGGCCCAGGCCCTGCTGGACGGCCCTGCGGCCGCCAGTGCCTGGAACTTCGGCCCCGATGCCCGCGGCGACGCTACCGTGGGCCAGGTCGCCCAGCGGCTGGCTGCGCTGTGGGGGCAGGGCGCACGCGTTGAAATCCCCGAGGGTGGCAGCCACCCGCACGAGGCCGGCCAGTTGCGCCTGGACATCACCCGCGCCCGCGCCGAACTGGGCTGGCAACCGCGCTGGAGCCTGGAGGAAGCCCTGGCCCACACCGTGGCCTGGCATCGCGCCTGGCGGGCCGGGGACGACATGGCGGTGGCCTGCCGAGACCAGATATCTGCATTTGGGGATAATTTGTGA
- the bepA_8 gene encoding beta-barrel assembly-enhancing protease encodes MIDASTETSSPQPTDTSAVDSLLAQAIDAHQALDFVGAEAAYRTVLEHEPEHADASHNLGVLLAVQLLRPQEALPYFEAALNADAERPQFWFSYIDCLVRCEHFDLARQVLPLAQGLSVGMVNALTERMPRVADTSTHIAIPEPEQEPNQTEKQALVSLFQQKKYEQGEAHARKLVQRYPESGFAWKALGTMLQPQGKKEEALEAKKRAVQLLPDDAEGLCNLGRSYFELGLTLQAIEALRICVATKPDYAEALNNLGLALNANGQVDEARQCFERAIKIQPQFAEALNNLSGLFTLNGQIDEAIAVLRKAVAAKSDYKIAFDNLLFVVNYHPEYSAEEIFKSYCEYERRFGAPARADWAPHHNLRSTQRRLKVGYVSPDFRGHACTYFMEPLLARHDRQVVELYAYAELTHEDAVTQRYKQYVEHWVPTRGMSDVALAQRIRADGIDILVDLAGHTAGNRLGAFARKPAPVSVSWMGFGYTTGLRAIDYYLTDAICTPAGSEHLFSEEPWRLDGTCFTAYRPGPGMGEVNALPAVERGYITLGTLTRGVRINHHSLRVWATILQRLPTAHLVIDSRSFQDTTVQADAVQKFAAHGIAAERLHIGFNSPPWDVLRGIDIGLDCFPHNSGTTLFETLYMGIPYVTLAGRPSVGRIGSSILHSLGHPEWIAHSEGEYIEKVVALASDLPALAQHRASLRAEMHASVLMDERGFTRKVEQAYAQMFARWASTAPKLVQKTASMTRRSEPSADEMKLVASFFQSRDFAAGEVAARELVRLYPEHGFGWKALGTMLHPLGRAEEALHAKKQAAQLMPQDAEAACNLGQSLQDIGQYALAETVLKRALALKPDYAEAYNNLAITYQKMGRVPESEANFQAALALNPNSIWIFDNLLFTLNYHPDHSAEQIFKSYCEYERRFGDPYRSDWKPHANERTPGRRLKVGYVSPDFRSHACSYFLEPLLAGHDPALVEVTAYADLSIEDAASQRYKGYVSHWVPTRAMSDAALAQRIRADGIDILVDLAGHSTGNRLGAFARKPAPVSMSWMGYGYTTGLRAIDYYLTDAICTPAGSEHLFSEEPWRLDGTCFTAYRPGPGMGEVNALPAVERGYITLGTLTRGVRINHHSLRVWATILQRLPTAHLVIDSRSFQDTTVQADAVQKFAAHGIAAERLHIGFNSPPWDVLRGIDIGLDCFPHNSGTTLFETLYMGIPYVTLAGRPSVGRIGSSILHSLGHPEWIAHSEGEYIEKVVALASDLPALAQHRASLRAEMHASVLMDERGFTRKVEQAYAQMFARWARQTAVDAVEAAPAVGEMNALVRLFQDQAFAQGEAAAQALVARYPRHGYSWKLLGSFLQKQGHVEAALQAKQRAVQLLPDDTEALFNLALAYEQQGLMAQAEPCYRAVIAQHPDDADAHHNLGNTLVGQGKQVQAIPCYREALRLQPQLESGYDSLGGLLQDAGFLVEAESVWRRFLQVKPGHMPAVIQLGRNLQRQGRRAEAEACMRSAVDVKEDDLADYFTRANLLGELGLYADAEADFRRALEINPKAPEIWCNLAANLKEQGRLTEAEACALRALDIQPELVVAVTNHAVILMTQGRLVEAEAGFRQALELMPDNQGIFSNMLFALNYDADKSAEEIFEAYREFDRRFCSIHRDTWAPHTNAPAAGRRLKVGYVSPDFKNHSCIFFMEPLLSQHDAQVVELYAYADLTQEDHATKRYKEYFEHWVPIRGVSDAALAQRIRADGIDILVDMAGHTSGNRLCLFARKPAPVSMSWMGYGYTTGLQAIDYYLTDAISAPKGSEHLFAETPWPLPDTCFTAYRPGTSMGEVNALPALQRGYVTLGTLTRGVRINYRTIRVWVQILRRLPTARIVIDSSSFKDHDVAQALLQQFTAQGIAQDRVYVGYNSPPWDVLRGIDIGLDCFPHNSGTTLVETLYMGIPYATLAGRPSVGRIGSSILHGVGHPEWIAQTEDEYVEIVVALANDLPALAAHRAHLRGEMQASTLMDEPGFARKVEAAYAQMFQRWEESQK; translated from the coding sequence ATGATCGACGCAAGTACCGAGACATCCAGCCCCCAGCCCACGGACACCAGCGCAGTCGATAGCTTGCTGGCGCAGGCCATCGATGCCCACCAGGCGCTGGACTTTGTGGGTGCGGAAGCGGCCTACCGTACCGTGCTGGAGCATGAGCCTGAACATGCCGATGCGAGTCACAACCTGGGGGTGTTGCTGGCGGTGCAGTTGCTGCGGCCCCAGGAGGCCTTGCCTTATTTTGAGGCGGCGCTGAATGCCGATGCCGAGCGGCCCCAGTTTTGGTTCAGTTATATCGACTGCCTGGTGCGCTGCGAGCATTTTGATCTGGCCCGCCAGGTCTTGCCGTTGGCCCAGGGCTTGTCCGTGGGCATGGTCAATGCATTGACCGAGCGGATGCCCCGGGTGGCCGATACATCCACGCACATTGCAATCCCCGAACCGGAGCAAGAACCTAACCAGACGGAAAAGCAGGCCCTGGTGAGCCTCTTTCAGCAAAAAAAATACGAGCAAGGCGAAGCGCACGCCCGCAAGCTGGTGCAGCGCTACCCCGAAAGCGGTTTCGCCTGGAAAGCTCTGGGCACCATGCTACAGCCGCAAGGAAAGAAAGAGGAGGCCCTGGAAGCCAAGAAACGGGCGGTGCAATTGCTGCCTGACGATGCCGAGGGCCTGTGCAACCTGGGGCGCTCGTATTTTGAGTTGGGCCTGACGCTGCAGGCCATTGAGGCCCTGCGGATCTGCGTGGCCACCAAGCCAGACTATGCCGAGGCCTTGAATAATTTAGGGTTGGCATTGAATGCCAATGGCCAGGTGGATGAAGCGCGCCAATGTTTTGAGCGTGCGATAAAGATCCAGCCCCAATTTGCGGAAGCACTCAACAACCTCAGCGGTTTGTTTACGTTGAATGGGCAGATTGACGAGGCGATTGCCGTCTTGCGAAAAGCCGTTGCAGCCAAGAGCGACTACAAAATTGCTTTTGATAATTTGCTATTCGTGGTGAATTACCACCCCGAATACAGTGCCGAGGAGATATTCAAGAGCTACTGTGAATACGAACGGCGCTTTGGTGCGCCAGCACGTGCAGACTGGGCCCCTCACCACAACCTGCGCAGCACCCAACGGCGCTTGAAGGTGGGCTACGTGTCCCCCGACTTCAGGGGCCATGCTTGCACCTATTTCATGGAGCCCTTATTGGCCCGGCACGACCGGCAGGTGGTAGAGCTCTACGCCTATGCAGAGTTGACGCATGAAGATGCCGTCACCCAGCGGTACAAGCAGTATGTTGAGCACTGGGTGCCTACCCGGGGCATGAGCGACGTGGCCCTGGCGCAGCGTATCCGAGCCGATGGCATCGACATCCTGGTCGATCTGGCGGGGCACACTGCGGGCAACCGCCTGGGCGCATTTGCCCGCAAACCCGCGCCTGTGTCGGTGAGCTGGATGGGGTTTGGCTACACCACCGGTCTGCGGGCCATCGACTACTACCTGACCGATGCCATCTGCACCCCGGCGGGCAGCGAACACCTGTTCTCGGAAGAGCCTTGGCGCCTGGACGGCACCTGCTTTACGGCGTACCGCCCCGGTCCCGGCATGGGCGAGGTCAACGCCTTGCCTGCTGTGGAGCGCGGTTACATCACGCTGGGCACTTTGACCCGGGGCGTGCGCATCAACCACCACAGCCTGCGTGTGTGGGCCACTATCTTGCAGCGGCTACCCACAGCCCACCTGGTAATTGACAGCCGATCGTTCCAAGACACCACGGTGCAGGCCGACGCGGTGCAGAAGTTTGCCGCCCACGGCATCGCTGCCGAGCGCCTGCACATCGGCTTCAACAGCCCGCCGTGGGACGTGCTGCGTGGCATCGACATAGGGCTGGACTGCTTTCCGCACAACAGCGGCACCACCTTGTTTGAAACCCTGTACATGGGTATCCCGTATGTCACCTTGGCGGGCCGCCCCAGCGTGGGCCGCATTGGCAGCAGCATCCTGCACAGCCTGGGCCACCCGGAGTGGATCGCCCACAGCGAAGGCGAATACATTGAGAAAGTCGTCGCCCTGGCCAGCGATTTGCCCGCCCTGGCGCAGCACCGCGCCAGCCTGCGCGCCGAAATGCACGCCAGTGTGCTGATGGACGAGCGCGGCTTTACCCGCAAGGTCGAGCAGGCCTATGCCCAGATGTTTGCCCGCTGGGCCAGTACGGCCCCGAAACTGGTACAAAAAACGGCCTCCATGACGCGTCGCAGCGAGCCCAGTGCCGATGAGATGAAGCTGGTGGCTTCGTTTTTTCAATCCCGTGATTTTGCGGCGGGTGAAGTGGCTGCCCGCGAGCTGGTGCGCCTGTACCCGGAGCACGGCTTTGGCTGGAAGGCTTTGGGCACCATGCTGCACCCTTTGGGTCGTGCCGAGGAAGCCTTGCATGCCAAAAAACAAGCCGCGCAACTCATGCCGCAAGATGCCGAGGCGGCGTGTAACTTGGGCCAGTCCTTGCAAGATATCGGCCAGTACGCATTGGCTGAAACAGTTTTAAAGCGGGCACTGGCACTCAAGCCCGACTATGCCGAAGCCTACAACAACCTGGCCATCACCTACCAAAAAATGGGCCGTGTCCCAGAATCAGAGGCCAACTTCCAAGCGGCTTTGGCCCTCAACCCCAATAGCATCTGGATTTTTGACAACCTGCTGTTCACACTGAACTACCACCCCGACCACAGTGCCGAGCAGATATTCAAGAGCTACTGCGAATACGAGCGCCGATTTGGCGACCCCTACCGGAGCGACTGGAAGCCGCACGCCAACGAGCGTACGCCGGGGCGGCGTTTGAAAGTGGGTTACGTGTCGCCAGACTTTCGCAGCCACGCGTGCAGCTACTTTCTGGAGCCCTTGCTGGCCGGGCATGACCCGGCGCTGGTTGAGGTCACCGCCTATGCCGACCTGAGCATAGAGGATGCGGCGAGCCAGCGCTACAAGGGCTACGTGTCCCATTGGGTGCCCACCCGGGCCATGAGCGACGCGGCTCTTGCGCAGCGCATCCGCGCCGATGGCATCGACATTCTGGTTGATCTCGCAGGCCACAGCACGGGCAACCGCCTGGGCGCATTTGCCCGCAAACCCGCGCCGGTGTCGATGAGCTGGATGGGTTATGGCTACACCACCGGCCTGCGGGCCATCGACTACTACCTGACCGATGCCATCTGCACCCCGGCGGGCAGCGAACACCTGTTCTCGGAAGAGCCTTGGCGCCTGGACGGCACCTGCTTTACGGCGTACCGCCCCGGTCCCGGCATGGGCGAGGTCAACGCCTTGCCTGCTGTGGAGCGCGGTTACATCACGCTGGGCACTTTGACCCGGGGCGTGCGCATCAACCACCACAGCCTGCGTGTGTGGGCCACTATCTTGCAGCGGCTACCCACAGCCCACCTGGTAATTGACAGCCGATCGTTCCAAGACACCACGGTGCAGGCCGACGCGGTGCAGAAGTTTGCCGCCCACGGCATCGCTGCCGAGCGCCTGCACATCGGCTTCAACAGCCCGCCGTGGGACGTGCTGCGTGGCATCGACATAGGGCTGGACTGCTTTCCGCACAACAGCGGCACCACCTTGTTTGAAACCCTGTACATGGGTATCCCGTATGTCACCTTGGCGGGCCGCCCCAGCGTGGGCCGCATTGGCAGCAGCATCCTGCACAGCCTGGGCCACCCGGAGTGGATCGCCCACAGCGAAGGCGAATACATTGAGAAAGTCGTCGCCCTGGCCAGCGATTTGCCCGCCCTGGCGCAGCACCGCGCCAGCCTGCGCGCCGAAATGCACGCCAGTGTGCTGATGGACGAGCGCGGCTTTACCCGCAAGGTCGAGCAGGCCTATGCCCAGATGTTTGCCCGCTGGGCCCGCCAGACCGCTGTCGATGCGGTAGAAGCTGCGCCTGCTGTGGGCGAGATGAATGCCTTGGTACGTTTGTTCCAGGACCAGGCGTTTGCCCAGGGCGAGGCGGCGGCGCAGGCCCTGGTGGCGCGCTACCCCCGCCATGGCTACAGCTGGAAGCTGCTGGGTTCGTTTTTGCAAAAGCAGGGCCATGTGGAGGCCGCTTTGCAGGCCAAGCAACGTGCCGTGCAATTGCTGCCCGACGACACCGAGGCCTTGTTCAACCTGGCGCTGGCCTATGAGCAGCAGGGCCTGATGGCCCAGGCCGAGCCCTGTTACCGCGCCGTTATTGCCCAGCACCCGGACGATGCCGACGCCCACCACAATCTGGGCAACACCCTGGTCGGGCAGGGAAAGCAAGTGCAGGCTATTCCCTGCTACCGCGAAGCCCTGCGCTTGCAGCCGCAGCTGGAGAGTGGCTACGACAGCCTCGGCGGTCTCTTGCAGGACGCGGGCTTCCTGGTGGAGGCCGAGTCGGTGTGGCGCAGGTTTTTGCAGGTCAAGCCCGGCCACATGCCGGCCGTCATCCAGCTGGGGCGAAATTTGCAACGGCAAGGCCGCCGTGCCGAGGCGGAAGCCTGCATGCGCAGTGCGGTGGACGTGAAGGAAGACGACCTTGCGGACTACTTCACCCGCGCCAACCTGCTGGGCGAGCTGGGCCTGTACGCCGATGCCGAGGCCGATTTCCGCCGGGCGCTGGAAATCAACCCCAAAGCCCCCGAAATTTGGTGCAATTTGGCCGCCAATCTCAAAGAACAAGGGCGGCTGACCGAGGCCGAAGCCTGCGCGCTACGGGCCTTGGACATCCAACCTGAATTGGTGGTTGCCGTGACCAACCACGCAGTGATCTTGATGACCCAGGGGCGGTTGGTGGAGGCGGAGGCTGGTTTCCGGCAGGCTTTGGAGCTGATGCCGGACAACCAGGGCATTTTCTCCAACATGCTGTTTGCGCTGAACTACGACGCAGACAAAAGCGCCGAAGAGATCTTCGAGGCGTACCGCGAATTTGACCGCCGGTTTTGCAGCATCCACCGTGACACCTGGGCCCCCCATACCAACGCCCCTGCGGCCGGGCGGCGGCTCAAGGTGGGCTATGTGTCACCAGACTTCAAAAACCACTCCTGCATCTTCTTTATGGAGCCCCTGCTGTCGCAGCACGATGCGCAAGTGGTCGAGCTGTACGCTTATGCCGACCTCACCCAGGAAGACCACGCCACCAAGCGCTACAAGGAATATTTTGAGCACTGGGTGCCCATCCGTGGCGTGTCCGACGCGGCCTTGGCGCAGCGCATCCGGGCCGACGGTATTGATATTTTGGTGGACATGGCGGGCCACACCTCGGGCAACCGCTTGTGCCTGTTTGCCCGCAAACCTGCCCCGGTGTCCATGAGCTGGATGGGTTATGGCTACACCACCGGCCTGCAAGCCATCGACTACTACCTGACAGATGCCATCAGCGCGCCAAAGGGCAGCGAACACCTGTTTGCGGAAACCCCCTGGCCCCTGCCCGATACCTGTTTTACCGCGTACCGTCCCGGCACGTCGATGGGCGAGGTGAACGCCTTACCCGCACTCCAGCGGGGCTATGTGACGCTGGGCACGCTCACGCGGGGCGTGCGCATCAACTACCGCACCATCCGCGTGTGGGTGCAAATTTTGCGGCGCTTGCCCACGGCGCGCATCGTGATCGACAGCAGTTCCTTCAAAGACCACGACGTGGCGCAGGCCCTGCTGCAGCAATTTACGGCCCAAGGCATTGCGCAGGACCGGGTGTACGTAGGCTACAACAGCCCACCGTGGGACGTACTACGCGGCATCGACATCGGGCTGGACTGCTTTCCACACAACTCAGGCACCACGCTGGTGGAGACCTTGTATATGGGCATTCCCTATGCCACCTTGGCGGGCCGCCCCAGCGTGGGCCGCATCGGAAGCTCCATCTTGCACGGCGTAGGCCACCCGGAGTGGATTGCCCAGACCGAAGATGAATACGTCGAGATCGTGGTCGCCCTGGCCAATGACCTGCCCGCCCTGGCCGCGCACCGCGCCCATCTGCGGGGCGAAATGCAAGCCAGCACGCTGATGGACGAGCCCGGCTTTGCCCGCAAGGTCGAGGCCGCCTACGCACAGATGTTCCAACGCTGGGAGGAGTCGCAAAAATGA
- the rfbC gene encoding dTDP-4-dehydrorhamnose 3,5-epimerase, with translation MLEIATPRFRFQPTPLAGLWLSQRQPIRDARGFFARFYCAQEFSAIGVVQPLAQINQSFSQQPGTLRGLHFQHPPHAETKVVSCLSGRIFDVAVDVRSGSPTFLQWFGVELSAQAQNSLVIPPGFAHGFQTLEPDSEILYLVTTAYSAQYEDGLHPLDPALAIDWPLPVAEISARDAQRPLLDVATYAGIPHV, from the coding sequence ATGCTTGAAATTGCCACGCCGCGTTTTCGTTTTCAGCCCACACCCCTGGCCGGGTTGTGGCTGTCGCAGCGCCAGCCCATCCGCGACGCGCGGGGCTTCTTTGCCCGCTTCTACTGCGCGCAAGAGTTTTCCGCCATCGGCGTGGTGCAGCCCTTGGCGCAGATCAACCAGTCGTTCTCCCAGCAGCCCGGCACGCTGCGCGGCCTGCATTTTCAGCATCCTCCGCACGCCGAAACCAAGGTGGTCAGCTGCCTGAGTGGCCGCATTTTTGATGTGGCGGTGGACGTGCGCAGCGGTTCCCCCACCTTTTTGCAGTGGTTTGGCGTGGAGCTGTCGGCCCAGGCGCAAAACAGCCTGGTGATCCCCCCCGGTTTCGCCCACGGCTTCCAGACGCTGGAGCCTGACAGCGAAATCCTCTACCTCGTCACCACCGCCTACAGCGCGCAATACGAGGACGGCCTGCACCCGCTCGACCCGGCGCTGGCCATCGACTGGCCCCTGCCGGTGGCCGAAATCTCGGCCCGCGATGCCCAGCGCCCGTTGCTGGATGTTGCCACCTACGCGGGTATCCCCCATGTCTGA